A single genomic interval of Daucus carota subsp. sativus chromosome 1, DH1 v3.0, whole genome shotgun sequence harbors:
- the LOC108205021 gene encoding plasma membrane-associated cation-binding protein 1 — protein MGYWQSKVVPKIKKVFEKNSAKKTAAAEACKSFDDSKEDYSKVFEEKKEEFEAKVKELYEKLAAEIKALIKEPKPTGLKKHSAAVEKFLEELSSFEFPGSKPAYEASTKYGATYVSGPIFYVFEKVSTYVVVEEKKEEEVPAAEAPPAVTTTEETSGTEKDKEIAVEEEKKEVAAEPEAEPEKTPEAAPAEPPKAEECAPTEPPKP, from the exons ATGGGTTATTGGCAATCAAAGGTGGTACCTAAGATTAAGAAGGTTTTTGAGAAGAACAGTGCTAAGAAGACTGCTGCTGCTGAAGCTTGCAAGTCTTTTGATGACTCCAAG GAGGATTACAGCAAGGTGTTTgaagagaagaaagaagaatTCGAAGCTAAAGTAAAGGAACTTTATGAGAAGTTGGCTGCTGAGATCAAG GCTTTAATCAAGGAACCTAAGCCCACAGGACTGAAGAAGCACTCAGCTGCTGTGGAGAAATTCCTTGAGGAACTTTCAAGCTTTG AATTTCCTGGATCTAAGCCAGCTTATGAGGCGAGTACAAAGTATGGGGCAACCTATGTTTCAGGACCAATATTCTATGTATTTGAGAAGGTATCAACTTATGTTGTGGTAGAAGAGAAGAAGGAAGAGGAGGTTCCAGCAGCCGAGGCACCTCCAGCTGTAACGACAACTGAAGAAACAAGCGGAACAGAGAAGGACAAGGAGATAGCAGTggaagaagagaagaaagaagTGGCTGCTGAGCCTGAGGCAGAGCCTGAGAAAACACCCGAAGCAGCTCCTGCAGAACCACCAAAGGCGGAAGAATGTGCACCAACAGAGCCCCCGAAGCCTTAA
- the LOC108217507 gene encoding DNA replication licensing factor MCM6, with the protein MDSFGGGYYVDEKAARVENIFLEFLKSFRLNPNSREPHYESEIEAMKPNESNTMFIDFSHVMRFNDVLQKAIADEFLRFESSLKNACKRFVMEQKPTFITDDNPNKDINVAFYNLPMLKRLRELSTSEIGKLVAVRGVVTRTSEVRPELLQGTFKCLECATIIKNVEQQFKYTEPSICMNPMCSKGKSFALLRQDSKFADWQRVRMQETSKEIPAGSLPRTLDVILRHDIVEQARAGDTVIFTGTVVVIPDIMALASPGERAETRREASQKKNPGGQEGVKGLRALGVRDLCYRLAFIANSVQICDDRKDSDIRNRKRDAEDDDSQEFTTEELNEVQQMRNTPDFFNKLVDSIAPTIFGHQDIKRAILLMLLGGVHKFTHEGINLRGDINVCIVGDPSCAKSQFLKYTTTLVARSVYTSGKSSSAAGLTATVAKEPETGEFCIEAGALMLADNGVCCIDEFDKMDVRDQVAIHEAMEQQTISITKAGIQATLNARTSILAAANPTGGRYDKSKPLKYNVALPPAILSRFDLVYVMIDDPDDQTDYHIAHHIVRVHQKREAAISPTFSTAQLKRYIAYAKTLKPKLSAEARQLLVESYVTLRRGDTAPGSRVAYRMTVRQLEALVRLSEAIARSHLEVQVATRHVRLAVRLLKTSIISVESSEIDLSEFQDGDFEVEGADPAAAEAGQSGAEPESTSNNAENGDDATGQQKKKLVITDEYFQRVTQALVMRLRQHEETVTQEGSGLAGMRQRDLIQWYVGQQNEKNNYSSMEEAAAEVSKIKAIIESLIRREGHLIVLDDGTQAAEEGENARQPSSRNDRILAVAPNYVID; encoded by the exons ATGGATTCATTCGGCGGCGGATACTACGTTGATGAGAAAGCGGCGCGTGTCGAAAACATCTTCCTTGAGTTCCTCAAAAG TTTTCGATTAAATCCCAATTCTCGAGAACCCCATTACGAATCGGAGATCGAGGCCATGAAACCTAATGAATCCAACACTATGTTCATTGATTTCTCCCATGTTATGCGTTTCAATGATGTGCTTCAGAAGGCCATTGCTGATGAGTTCTTAAG ATTTGAGTCGTCGTTGAAGAATGCGTGCAAACGGTTTGTGATGGAGCAGAAGCCTACTTTTATTACTGACGATAACCCCAATAAGGATATCAATGTTGCTTTTTATAATCTTCCCATGTTAAAAAG ATTGAGGGAATTAAGTACATCTGAAATTGGAAAATTAGTAGCAGTGAGGGGGGTGGTGACTCGGACTAGTGAGGTTAGGCCAGAGCTTCTACAGGGTACTTTCAAGTGTTTAGAGTGTGCCACAATTATCAAGAATGTTGAGCAGCAGTTTAAGTACACTGAG CCTTCCATTTGTATGAATCCTATGTGCTCAAAGGGTAAAAGCTTTGCACTGCTTCGTCAAGACAGTAAATTTGCAGATTGGCAGAGGGTTCGAATGCAGGAAACATCAAAAGAAATACCTGCAGGCTCCCTTCCCAGAACATTGGACGTCATCCTTCGCCATGATATTGTTGAACAGGCCAGGGCCGGTGACAC GGTCATATTTACTGGCACTGTAGTTGTGATACCAGACATAATGGCATTAGCCTCTCCCGGGGAACGAGCTGAGACACGCCGAGAAGCTTCTCAAAAAAAGAATCCCGGAGGGCAAGAAGGTGTCAAAGGCCTTAGAGCCTTGGGAGTCAGAGATCTCTGTTACCGACTTGCCTTCATTGCAAATTCAGTACAG ATATGCGATGACAGAAAGGACTCGGACATCAGAAATAGAAAGAGAGATGCTGAAGATGATGACAGTCAGGAGTTCACG acagaagagctaaatgaggtTCAACAGATGAGGAACACCCCTGATTTCTTCAATAAGCTGGTTGATAGCATTGCTCCTACTATATTTGGCCATCAAGATATCAAGAGAGCAATATTGCTTATGCTTCTGGGTGGTGTCCATAAATTTACTCATGAAGGAATCAACTTGAGAGGAGATATCAATGTTTGTATTGTTGGAGATCCTAGCTGTGCCAAGTCTCAGTTCCTTAA GTATACTACAACCCTAGTTGCTAGATCTGTGTATACATCTGGCAAATCCTCGTCTGCTGCTGGATTGACGGCAACAGTTGCTAAAGAGCCGGAAACTGGAGAGTTCTGTATCGAG GCTGGAGCACTGATGCTAGCTGATAATGGGGTTTGTTGCATTGATGAATTTGATAAGATGGATGTTCGAGATCAG GTTGCAATTCACGAAGCAATGGAACAACAGACAATAAGCATAACAAAAGCAGGCATACAAGCAACCTTAAACGCAAGAACTTCCATTTTGGCTGCAGCCAATCCCACTGGAGGCCGCTATGACAAGTCTAAACCCCTGAAG TACAATGTGGCTCTTCCTCCTGCTATCCTGTCAAGGTTTGATCTTGTGTATGTCATGATCGATGACCCTGATGATCAAACAGATTACCACATTGCTCACCACATTGTTAGAGTTCATCAAAAGCGTGAAGCGGCAATTTCTCCAACGTTCTCGACTGCCCAATTGAAGCGTTACATTGCCTATGCAAAGACCCTAAAACCGAAA CTTAGTGCAGAAGCCAGACAATTGTTGGTGGAATCCTATGTTACTTTACGCAGAGGTGATACAGCTCCTGGGAGTAGAGTTGCATATCGCATGACAGTTAGACAGCTGGAGGCGTTGGTCAGACTTTCAGAAGCTATAGCTCGAAGCcatcttgaagttcag GTGGCTACGCGTCATGTGCGTCTTGCAGTGAGACTACTGAAAACATCAATAATCAG TGTGGAGTCAAGTGAGATCGATCTATCTGAGTTTCAAGATGGAGATTTTGAAGTTGAAGGTGCTGACCCTGCAGCAGCTGAAGCTGGACAAAGTGGTGCTGAACCTGAATCAACTTCTAACAATGCAG AAAATGGTGATGATGCTACAGGACAGCAGAAAAAGAAACTTGTTATAACTGATGAATATTTTCAGCGGGTCACCCAAGCCCTTGTTATGCGTCTGAGACAGCACGAGGAGACTGTTACACAAGAAG GGTCTGGACTAGCTGGAATGAGGCAGAGGGATCTGATACAGTGGTATGTGGGCCAGCAGAACGAGAAAAACAACTACAGTTCCATGGAGGAAGCAGCAGCCGAAGTTTCTAAAATCAAAGCAATTATAGAG AGTTTGATACGGAGAGAAGGCCATTTGATAGTTCTGGATGATGGAACACAAGCAGCGGAAGAGGGTGAAAATGCTAGGCAGCCTTCGTCTAGAAATGATAGAATTCTTGCTGTGGCACCAAATTATGTTATTGATTGA
- the LOC108209793 gene encoding uncharacterized protein LOC108209793 has protein sequence MMNRGTIEMAKTVMEMAEVAFTALECCHMQHQLHQGDQPLPSLSSDEEMELLRLENRHLKNLLRQNLELLPDLSECSPVLPDCPPDLHDRLVASLDSAKFLDQLKSLQEELVNDSGCEFSSREASGTDLEKAESLIDLTSVEPSWWGWVNGEMVPSCVEERSSIDNENYVVVSEESVVDGIANFMAKCVLSNPNAQKLSPEELQKTLAKALCGNGMRKVETMLDIWHAGAMFYTLSTWGLALIGLYNTPAVVRFAAMGAHKSSKLILNAL, from the exons ATGATGAACCGTGGCACAATCGAAATGGCCAAGACAGTAATGGAGATGGCAGAAGTTGCTTTTACTGCCTTGGAATGTTGTCACATGcaacatcaactccaccaaggTGATCAGCCACTGCCTTCTCTGTCTTCTGATGAGGAAATGGAGTTATTAAGACTGGAGAATCGACATTTAAAGAATTTGCTTCGGCAGAATCTTGAGCTGCTGCCTGATCTCTCTGAATGTTCTCCTGTATTGCCAGATTGTCCGCCTGAT TTGCATGATCGTCTAGTGGCTTCACTAGATTCtgcaaagtttctggatcagcTCAAGTCCCTTCAAGAGGAATTAGTTAATGATTCTGGCTGCGAGTTTTCATCCAGAGAGGCTTCTG GAACTGATCTAGAGAAGGCTGAGAGCCTAATTGACCTGACTTCCGTAGAACCAAGTTGGTGGGGGTGGGTCAATGGCGAGATGGTTCCCAGCTGTGTCGAAGAAAGGAGCTCCATTGACAATGAGAATTACGTGGTTGTTAGTGAAGAAAGTGTGGTGGATGGAATTGCCAACTTCATGGCCAAGTGTGTTTTGTCAAATCCAAATGCTCAG AAGTTATCACCTGAAGAGCTTCAAAAGA CTCTAGCAAAAGCATTGTGCGGCAATGGGATGAGGAAGGTGGAGACGATGCTAGATATCTGGCATGCTGGAGCAATGTTCTATACACTCTCTACTTGGGGACTTGCTCTTATAGG GTTGTACAATACTCCTGCTGTCGTGAGATTCGCGGCAATGGGGGCTCATAAATCCAGTAAACTTATTTTAAACGCTTTGTGA